Within the Roseicitreum antarcticum genome, the region GCCGGTTTATGACCCGGAATATGAAAAGATCGCCGAATGGCTGGCGGGCAACGGGCCGCGCCCCGATATGCCCGACCTTGGAGAAACCGCGCTGGACCGCGCTGCCGCTTTTTATGCCACGGTCAGTTCCATCCCCGGGGCGCTGGCAGCGGCGGGGCTGCGCGGGTCGGATTTCATCAAGGGCTGGAAGCGGCGCGACGATCCGCTGGATATCGGTTTTGTCGACGAAAGCTCGATGCTGGATGCCCGGCAACTCGACGACCTGCGCGAGATCTTTCCAACACTGGTCCTGTTCGGCGATCCGGCGCAGCTTGCCCCCGTCGGCCAGTCGGGCGAAATGGTGTTCGACAAGCTGGGCGCGCCACGCCAGTTGCATCTGAGCCGCATCCACCGGCAGGCGCTCGACAACCCGATCCTCGACCTCGCGCATGCGCTTGGCGACCCTGATCTGAGCTTCGAGGAATTCGAGCGCCGGATTGAAGACGCCGCCCGCACGGATGACCGTGTGGTGGTGGCGCAGCGGGTGGAATCCGACCTGATGGCACGGTCGCCCGTGCTGGTATGGCGCAACGCCACGCGCATCCGGCTGATCCACGCCTTCCGCGCGGCGTTCGGCGCGCCTGACACCGAATTGCTGCCCGGCGAACCGCTGATCTGTGACGGGCTTGAACTGCCGTTGAAACACCGCAAGAAACGCATCGATCTGGAGGCGCGCGGCCTGATCAAGGGCGCACAGGTGGTCTATCTGGGGCCGGGGCGCAAGCCGGGCTTCTCACGGCTGCATGTCTTCGGGGCTGAGGAGCCGCAGGTCTCGGCAGCCTCCATCGTCAAGATCGAACGCGAGGGCGAAGAGGAACCCTTCATCCCCTTTGCCGCGCATATGGGGGCCGCGTTCCTGCACGGGGCCGCCGTCACCATCCACAAGGCACAAGGTTCACAATGGCCGCAGGTGCAGGTCTTTGCGCCCGACCTCTGGGCGGCCGCGCGTGCCGGACGGACCGAGGCCGGGATTCCCCTGTGGAAACGGCTGGCCTATGTCGCCATCACCCGCGCTGAAACCCGATTGTTCTGGGTGGTGCGCAACCGACTTGCCCGCCCTTCTGGCCCGCTGACCACCGATGATCTGGGCGGGGTCAAGGCGCCGCTGGCACTGACGGCGACCGAAGACTTATTGTAATTGGGCGCGCCTAAGACCGGATCAGCCGGAACAACGCCGACGCGCCCCAGCCAAAAAACACCGCCATCAGCAGCGCAAGCCCGGCGTAAAGCGGTGGATATTCATAGGCAAGGTTGTACAACCACCGCTCGAACACGGCTTTTTGCACGTAGATCTGGGTCTGATACCGGTCAATCACCGCGCCATTGCGGATCAGGAAGACATTGGTGACGTACGTGCCCTCCACCAGGTTCTTCGGCAGATTGATCGTCGTGCGGAACAAGGTATTGCGGTCGATCTCGACCCCCACGCCCAGATCCTGGTAGAGGCTGGCATTTTCGCGAATGCGGATCAACGCCTCGGTGAATTCGCCGGGGTTCTCGATCCCGGCGTCGCGCCGGGCCTCGTATATCGCGCGGCGGATCGAAATGCGGTTTCGGGTATCCGCCTCGAAGCTCAGGATCTCATCCAGCGGGCCACTGCTGGCCACTGCATAGAAACTGGGCGCGGTGCGGATGCGCACCGAATCGACATTCACCCAGATGCCCGCGCGGCGTTCCTTGCGCCAGACCGTCAAAGCCGAGGGCGGCCCCTCGACCGTCACGATCACATCCAGCGGTGCGTCCGCGTCAATCGGGGTTTCGCGCGTGATCGCGCCAAAGACCAGGATTTCGGAACCGCGGAAATTGGCTGTCAGCGACACATTGTTCTGGCTAAGCCCCGCCACCACGCCTTCGGCCCGCGCAACCTGCGTCAGCGCCAGAAGCATCAGGCACATGCCGAAAATCAGACGCATCAGAACTGCCCCGGCACGGTGATCGAATAGAGTTCCGCCGGCGGCCACAGCAGATCGAACGCAATCTTGCCCGACACCAGCAGCACCAGAACGGCCAACAGAATGCGCAATTGTTCCGCCTTCAGCCGCAGACCCAGCGTCGCACCGATCTGCGCGCCGATCACCCCGCCAAGGATCAGCAAAAACCCCAGCAGAATATCCACCGATTGCGAGGTGATCGCATGCATGGCCGTGGTGAAGGCCGCGACAAAAATGATCTGGAAGAGGGAGGTGCCGACGACCACCTTGGTGGGCATGCCCAGCAGGTAGATCATTGCGGGAACCATGATGAAGCCACCGCCAACCCCCATGATGGCCGCCAGAATACCCACGGCGACCCCCACAACGAGCGGCGGGATCACGCTGATATACAGGCCAGAGGTACGGAATTTCATCTTCAGCGGCAGATTATGCACCCAGATATGGGTGTGCAACTTGCGGCGTGGCACGTCCGATCGCGAGGCCCGGCGCAGGGCGCGCAGGCTTTCCTGAAGCATCATCAGGCCGATGACGCCCAGAAACAGCACATAAGACAACTGCACGAACAGGTCGATCTGGCCCAGCGCGCTCATCCAGTTGAAAATGCCGATACCAATGACCGACCCAACCATCCCGCCGATCAGAAGGACGGTGCCCATGCGCAGATCGACGGTCTTGCGCTTCAGATGCGCCAGCACGCCCGAGACAGAGGACGCCACAACCTGATTGACCCCGGTGGCCACCGCAACCGCAGGCGGTATGCCGATGAAGAACAGCAGTGGCGTGATCAGGAAGCCGCCGCCAACGCCAAACATGCCCGAAAGAAGACCAACCCCACCCCCGACCCCCAGCAACACCAGCGCGTTGACGGAGATTTCTGCGATTGGCAGGTAGATTTGCACGCCGGGGTCCAGTTCAGCCGTTTGCGTCGGTCAACGCTCTTTCACATATGCGGTGCCGCCCGCACGGGGTGGCACTGCCTTACCTACGAATCCTGCCAGAATTATGACAGTAAGGATATAGGGCAGCGCTTGCATGAACTGCACCGGCAAGACAAGCCCGGCGAGTTCAATATTCTGGTAACGGTTTGCAATCGCCTCCAGCAGGCCGAACAGCAATACCGCCCCCAGCGCCTGCCAGGGGCGCCATTTCGCAAAGATCAGCGCCGCCAGCGCGATATAGCCGCGCCCCGCAGTCATATCCTTGACAAAGCCTGCCGCCAGCCCGGTGGCCAGATACGCCCCCGCGATCCCGCAGAGCACGCCGCAGATCAGAACTGCGGCATAGCGCAGGCGCACGACGGAAACGCCCGCCGTATCCACCGCCGCCGGATTCTCGCCAACCGCGCGCAGGCGCAGGCCAAACCGGGTGCGATACAGGATGTACCAGGTCAGCGGCACGCAAAGCAGGGCGACATAAACCAGAATGGTATGGCCCGACAGGATCACCGAATAGGCCGGGCCGATCACCGGCACGTCGCGCAGCGCCTCGGCAAACGGCAGGTCCAGCCGGGGAAAGCGCCCGTCGCCGATCAGCGCCGGGGTGCGCCCGCCTTGCTGGAACCAGTCCTGCGCGATCAGCACGGTCAGGCCGGCCGCAAGGAAATTGATCGCCACGCCGGAAATCAGCTGGTTGCCACGGAATGTGATCGAGGCGACGCCGTGCAATAGCGACAGCGCCATCGACGCCAGTATCCCCGCACCAAGGCCCAGCCAGACCGACCCGGTAATCGCAGCAGTCGCCGCAGAAAAGAACGCGGCCGCCAGCATCTTGCCTTCCAGCCCGATGTCGAAAATTCCGGCGCGCTCAGAGAACAGCCCGGCCAGACAGGCCAGCAACAACGGTGTGGACAGCCGCAGGGTGCTGTCCAAAATCTGGATGACTGACGCGAGATCCATCATGCGCCCCCTTGTTTTGCCGGGCCGATGACCTTCGCGATCCCCATGCGCACCATGTTGTCCAATGCACCCGTGAACAAGATGACAAGCGCCTGGATCACCACGATCAGCTCACGCGGGATCGAAGTCCAGAGCGCCAGCTCGGCACCACCTTGATAGAGGAAGCCGAACAACAGCGCCGCCAGGAACACCCCGAACGGGTGGTTCCGCCCCATGAGCGCCACGGCGATGCCGATGAAGCCCGCGCCTTCAACGGCGTTCAGCACCAGCCGCTGCGCCTCACCCATCACGTTGTTGATCGCCATCATGCCCGACAGCCCGCCGGAAATCAGCATCACGACAATTGTGATGCGCAGCGGACTTATGCCCGCATATTGCGCCGCCGCCTCGCTATGGCCAAAGGCACGGATCTGGTAGCCAAGCCGGGTGCGCCACAGAAGAAACCACACAGCCACGCAGGCCGCGAGCGCGATCAGGAGCGAGATATTGGCAGGGGTAGAGCGGGAGAACGGAATACCCACCACCTCCAGGATTTCATGCAGCCGGGGCAACTGCGTTACCTCCGGAAACCGGGCCGAGGCCGGGTCCATCGACCCCTGGGGGCGCAACTGGTTGACCAGCACATAATTCAGCACGGCAGCGGCGATGAAATTGAACATGATCGTGGTAATCACGATATGGCTGCCGCGCTTGGCCTGCAAATAGCCCGGGATCGCGGCCCAAAGCGCGCCAAACGCCGCCGCGCCCAGCGCAGCACCCAAAAGCGCCAGCGACCAGTGCGGCCAGGGCAGATACAGACAGGCAAGCGCGACGCCAAGCCCGCCCAGCGTCGCCTGCCCTTCGCCGCCGATGTTGAACAGCTTTGCCTGAAACGCCACCGCCACCGCCAGCCCGGTGAACATGAAGTTGGTCGCGTAATAGAGCGTATAGCCCCAGCCATAGGTCGAGCCCAGCGCGCCCGAGACCATCATTTGCGTCGCGGCCCAAGGGTCTTCGCCGATCGCCACGATGACCAGCGCAGAAATGACGAAGGCCAGTATCAGCGAGACCAACGGCACCAGCACCACATCAGCCCAGTCGGGAATGCGTTTTACCGCCATATCGCCGTCCCCGTCATTCCGGTTCTCCTGTCATGCCCGCCATCAACAGACCCAGCTCACGCTCGGTCGTATGATCTGGCTGACGTTCGCCCATGATGCGCCCGTCAAACATCACTGCGATGCGGTCGGACAGGGCGAAAATTTCATCCAGTTCGACGCTGACCAGCAAGATCGCTTTGCCCGCATCGCGCAGCGCGATGATCTGCTGATGGATAAACTCAATCGCGCCAATGTCGACCCCCCGGGTGGGCTGGCCGATCAGCAGAAGGTCGGGGTTGCGCTCGATCTCGCGCGCCAGAACCAGCTTTTGCTGGTTGCCGCCCGAGAAACTCTCGGCCGTCAGCCAGGGATTCGGCGGGCGCACGTCGAAACGTTTGATCTTGGCTTCGGTGTCGCGCAGGATCGCGGCGTTATCCATCAGCAGCGCGTTTCGGTTATAGGCAGGGTCGTTGTGATAGCCGAAGGCCACGTTTTCCCACGCCGAAAAATCAAGGATCAGGCCGCGCCGATGCCGGTCTTCCGGGACATGCGCAATACCTTCGGCGCGGCGGGTCTGGCCGTCCGAC harbors:
- a CDS encoding ATP-dependent DNA helicase; its protein translation is MDVPALQFSDDQAEAWDRVAQTLRLGGVDLLDASTLPAPDADPQILAVLGKAGSGKTMLLAELTKALRAAGVNIVSGDYEGRRRNDRRTLAILAPTNKAASVLRNRGVPATTIHRILYTPVYDPEYEKIAEWLAGNGPRPDMPDLGETALDRAAAFYATVSSIPGALAAAGLRGSDFIKGWKRRDDPLDIGFVDESSMLDARQLDDLREIFPTLVLFGDPAQLAPVGQSGEMVFDKLGAPRQLHLSRIHRQALDNPILDLAHALGDPDLSFEEFERRIEDAARTDDRVVVAQRVESDLMARSPVLVWRNATRIRLIHAFRAAFGAPDTELLPGEPLICDGLELPLKHRKKRIDLEARGLIKGAQVVYLGPGRKPGFSRLHVFGAEEPQVSAASIVKIEREGEEEPFIPFAAHMGAAFLHGAAVTIHKAQGSQWPQVQVFAPDLWAAARAGRTEAGIPLWKRLAYVAITRAETRLFWVVRNRLARPSGPLTTDDLGGVKAPLALTATEDLL
- a CDS encoding TIGR02186 family protein, with protein sequence MRLIFGMCLMLLALTQVARAEGVVAGLSQNNVSLTANFRGSEILVFGAITRETPIDADAPLDVIVTVEGPPSALTVWRKERRAGIWVNVDSVRIRTAPSFYAVASSGPLDEILSFEADTRNRISIRRAIYEARRDAGIENPGEFTEALIRIRENASLYQDLGVGVEIDRNTLFRTTINLPKNLVEGTYVTNVFLIRNGAVIDRYQTQIYVQKAVFERWLYNLAYEYPPLYAGLALLMAVFFGWGASALFRLIRS
- a CDS encoding sulfite exporter TauE/SafE family protein, with the translated sequence MQIYLPIAEISVNALVLLGVGGGVGLLSGMFGVGGGFLITPLLFFIGIPPAVAVATGVNQVVASSVSGVLAHLKRKTVDLRMGTVLLIGGMVGSVIGIGIFNWMSALGQIDLFVQLSYVLFLGVIGLMMLQESLRALRRASRSDVPRRKLHTHIWVHNLPLKMKFRTSGLYISVIPPLVVGVAVGILAAIMGVGGGFIMVPAMIYLLGMPTKVVVGTSLFQIIFVAAFTTAMHAITSQSVDILLGFLLILGGVIGAQIGATLGLRLKAEQLRILLAVLVLLVSGKIAFDLLWPPAELYSITVPGQF
- a CDS encoding ABC transporter permease — protein: MMDLASVIQILDSTLRLSTPLLLACLAGLFSERAGIFDIGLEGKMLAAAFFSAATAAITGSVWLGLGAGILASMALSLLHGVASITFRGNQLISGVAINFLAAGLTVLIAQDWFQQGGRTPALIGDGRFPRLDLPFAEALRDVPVIGPAYSVILSGHTILVYVALLCVPLTWYILYRTRFGLRLRAVGENPAAVDTAGVSVVRLRYAAVLICGVLCGIAGAYLATGLAAGFVKDMTAGRGYIALAALIFAKWRPWQALGAVLLFGLLEAIANRYQNIELAGLVLPVQFMQALPYILTVIILAGFVGKAVPPRAGGTAYVKER
- a CDS encoding ABC transporter permease, whose translation is MAVKRIPDWADVVLVPLVSLILAFVISALVIVAIGEDPWAATQMMVSGALGSTYGWGYTLYYATNFMFTGLAVAVAFQAKLFNIGGEGQATLGGLGVALACLYLPWPHWSLALLGAALGAAAFGALWAAIPGYLQAKRGSHIVITTIMFNFIAAAVLNYVLVNQLRPQGSMDPASARFPEVTQLPRLHEILEVVGIPFSRSTPANISLLIALAACVAVWFLLWRTRLGYQIRAFGHSEAAAQYAGISPLRITIVVMLISGGLSGMMAINNVMGEAQRLVLNAVEGAGFIGIAVALMGRNHPFGVFLAALLFGFLYQGGAELALWTSIPRELIVVIQALVILFTGALDNMVRMGIAKVIGPAKQGGA